Within the Novosphingobium sp. SL115 genome, the region ATCTGCGTTTCAGAAAAGATTTGCAAAAGCAGGCGCGGATCGCCCTGTTCGGTTGAGCCATCGAGCAGGATACCGCGCTTTTGCAGCTCGTCCACCGGCTCGCCATGGCCGGGCAGGCGTTCGGCCAGCATTTCGTAATAGGTGGCAGGCGGCGGGGACATGAAAGGCGTGCCGCTGGTCTTCAGCCTATCCCACCCGGCCAGCAGATTGTCGCAGGCAAAGGCAATGTGCTGAATCCCTTCGCCATTATACGCACGAAGGAATTCCTCAATCTGGCCGCCGCCCGCTTTTGCCTCTTCATTCAGGGGAATGCGGATCTTGCCGTCGGGCGCAGTCATCGCGCGGCTGGTAAGGCCGGTATATTCGCCTTTGATGTCGAAATAGCGGATTTCGCGGAAACCGAACACGCGCTCATAAAAGGCGGCCCAATGCGACATGCGCCCGCCATAGACGTTGTGCGTAAGGTGATCGATGGTGTGAAAGCCCGCGCCCACTGGATGACGATCAACGCCGGGCAGGTAATCGAAATCGATATCATAGATCGACAAGTCATCCCCATAGCGGTCGATCAGGTAAATGATCGACCCGCCGATGCCGCGAATGGCGGGCAGGCGCAGTTCCATGGGGCCAGTGCTGACCTCAACCGGTTCGGCCCCGCGTTCGATCGCAGTGGCATAAGCCTTGGCCGCATTGCGCACGCGCCAGCCCATGCCGCAGGCCGACGGACCGTGTTCGGCGGCAAAATAGGCCGCAGGGCTGCGCGGTTCGTAATTGGCAATCAGATTGATCCCACCCTGCCGCCAAAGCTGCACATGCTTTGACCGGTGGTTGGCGATATGGGTAAAGCCCATGCGCGCGAAGACGGGATCGAGCGTGCCGGCTTCGGGCGCGGAAAATTCGATGAATTCAAACCCGTCGAGGCCCAGCGGGTTGTCGAACAGGTCGGTGGATGGCTGAGGATTCAAAGGCTGTCTCCCATATCGATCCATCATAGCACTGGTTTCAAATAAAACCAGATGGCGATGCAATATGATCGACTGGGAGGGAGTTAGATCCGCCGGGCAGAGATGGTCATGGCCACTTCCATCCCCTCCCCCGGTGCCAGTGTGGTCATGGGATAGACCGCATCCGTGCGGGTGATGGCATTGCTGGTATGGCTTACCGGTTCGGCGCAGAAGAACGTCGCGTCCGCCGGGACATAGACCACCGTGCAGGGCAGATTTTCCGATGCGCTGACGGTGATTTCCAGTCCACGATCCGGATAGAGGATTTCCAGCGGACCGCTGCGGCCATCGTAAACCGTATCGACATTGCGCGTGGCGACAGGCAGGCCCCGCCACCAATCGACCGCCGCACCAGCATCGTTGAGGACAACAGGCAGGCAATCGGGCGCGGCCCGCCATTCACCACGATGCAGCCCGCGATAGACCGTGCAGCCGTCTCGTGGGAAATAGGGATGGAAACCAAGGCCCGCAGGCATCGCTTCATCGCCAGTGTTTGTTACTGACAGGGCCATGCGCACGCCCTGCGCCGAAAGGTTGAAAGTCTGTCGCGCCAGATAGGGCCATGGCCATTCACCACCCGCGTGACGGTGTTCAATCACGACATGATCGAGTCCAGATTCGAGCGTTTGCCACGCATTGATCCAACCGTAGCCGTGCAGCGGATGCGTTGCGTCAACCGAGGGGAAGTTGGGTGACAGCGCCACATCGCGCATGCCGTGGCGGAACTGACCGTTGGCGATGCGGTTGGAAAAGGGCACTAGCGGAAAGCTGGCAAGGTCGAGAGCAGATGGGCCAAATGCAGGGCGCAGCAAGGCATCGCCACACCAGTCGAGCCGGGCCACGCCGCCGCCAATTTCGGGGACGATATCCAGTTCATAACCGTCAACCGCGAGCGTAATCATCGGATATTCCTGCATTGTTGCTGGCGTCGAATAAGGCCAGCATACGCCTGATCGCAAGCTGGGTGAGCAAGGGTCAGGGCTAGGCTGGACCTTCTGCTTCGGGTTGATTGGCCATGTGCCAGCCCAGCCCGTCGATCTTTTCAAGGATGACGGCGGCGGTAGGCGATGGTGGCACGATTTCGGCCCATGCGCGATGAAAGCACAGCAGCCAACCTTCAACCTCTGCCTTGCCAATGGGCGCAACGAAGTGCCGCATGCGCAGGCGGGGATGGCCGTATTTGTCGGTGTAAAGCGGCGGGCCACCCAGCCAGCCGGTGAGATATTCGAACAGCTTCTCCTCTGCCCGCGCCAGCGATGGCGGATGCACTGCACGGCAGGCCGCCGCTTCGGGCAGGGTGTCCATCAGCACATAGAACCGGGCGCACAAGGCGCGCACCGTGGCTGCTCCGCCGAACAGGGCATATGGCGTGGTGGTATCGTCCATGGCCTGTGCCGTAAGCGCAATCGGGCACGCGGCGCAATCAGTGATCGATGTCTTCATCTTTCCAGATGACATGGGCGTCGATCTGAAGTTTCAACAGAGCGCGCAAAGCATCGCCCCGGGCCATGATTTCCATGCGGCGCGCATCGTGGTGCTGGCGGCGGATCAGCAGCAAATCCGCAAGGTCGGTCGCGCCCAGACGATAGCCGATGGCGCTGCGCTCTGCCGCCTGCCCCGCACTGCGCACGGCAGAGGCGAAGCGTTGCCACGTCTCCATACGACTGCGCACGTCGGCCAGATCGGCATCGGCGGTGGCTTCGACCATGCGGCGTATGCTAGCCAGATCGAACGTGGCAGCATTGGCTTCGGCAGAAGCCTGCTGCGCCTGCGCCTTGCGATAACCGCCGCCGAGCGGCATCTGGAACACCAGCCCTGCACCGCGCTCCATGCCCGACCGTTCGCTGAACACCCTGACACCGACCGAGGGATCGGCCATGCGATCCCTTTCGCTGCGACGCGCCACCACATCAAGCCGCGCGGCTTCACGGTCAGCGGCCAGAATTTCGTGGCTGCGCGAAATGACCAGCCCGCGCAGGTCTTCCAAAGCCTGCACCGGCAGTTCGGGCTGGCCAAGGTCCGGCGCGGTTTCTGGCAGTGGCAGATCGGTGAAATTTGCGGCAAGGCGGACGCGGGCCTGTGTTTCGCCCGCTGCGGTCTGTGCCGCCTGCCCCAGCGCCTGATCCAGTGCGGCCTGCGCCTGATCGACTTCAAGCTGGGACGCATCGCGCAAATCG harbors:
- the hppD gene encoding 4-hydroxyphenylpyruvate dioxygenase; this translates as MNPQPSTDLFDNPLGLDGFEFIEFSAPEAGTLDPVFARMGFTHIANHRSKHVQLWRQGGINLIANYEPRSPAAYFAAEHGPSACGMGWRVRNAAKAYATAIERGAEPVEVSTGPMELRLPAIRGIGGSIIYLIDRYGDDLSIYDIDFDYLPGVDRHPVGAGFHTIDHLTHNVYGGRMSHWAAFYERVFGFREIRYFDIKGEYTGLTSRAMTAPDGKIRIPLNEEAKAGGGQIEEFLRAYNGEGIQHIAFACDNLLAGWDRLKTSGTPFMSPPPATYYEMLAERLPGHGEPVDELQKRGILLDGSTEQGDPRLLLQIFSETQIGPVFFEFIQRKRDEGFGEGNFTALFKSMERDQMRRGVLQAEGAAQ
- a CDS encoding TolC family protein is translated as MAERARTLLAAVAALAICAPAWAAPSLPPEPQVIAALDSHPSVAAAASRVDAARAGASALARGTHEFTLQGSYVSRDVTNEGRFNEFDAQVMRAVRLPGKAQLDRSAGELGVEVAHNRMEDARHQVSLMFAGLWFDWLVSAELRRNELASAKLLEQELRALERRRDLRDASQLEVDQAQAALDQALGQAAQTAAGETQARVRLAANFTDLPLPETAPDLGQPELPVQALEDLRGLVISRSHEILAADREAARLDVVARRSERDRMADPSVGVRVFSERSGMERGAGLVFQMPLGGGYRKAQAQQASAEANAATFDLASIRRMVEATADADLADVRSRMETWQRFASAVRSAGQAAERSAIGYRLGATDLADLLLIRRQHHDARRMEIMARGDALRALLKLQIDAHVIWKDEDIDH
- a CDS encoding group II truncated hemoglobin, giving the protein MKTSITDCAACPIALTAQAMDDTTTPYALFGGAATVRALCARFYVLMDTLPEAAACRAVHPPSLARAEEKLFEYLTGWLGGPPLYTDKYGHPRLRMRHFVAPIGKAEVEGWLLCFHRAWAEIVPPSPTAAVILEKIDGLGWHMANQPEAEGPA
- a CDS encoding aldose 1-epimerase, whose amino-acid sequence is MITLAVDGYELDIVPEIGGGVARLDWCGDALLRPAFGPSALDLASFPLVPFSNRIANGQFRHGMRDVALSPNFPSVDATHPLHGYGWINAWQTLESGLDHVVIEHRHAGGEWPWPYLARQTFNLSAQGVRMALSVTNTGDEAMPAGLGFHPYFPRDGCTVYRGLHRGEWRAAPDCLPVVLNDAGAAVDWWRGLPVATRNVDTVYDGRSGPLEILYPDRGLEITVSASENLPCTVVYVPADATFFCAEPVSHTSNAITRTDAVYPMTTLAPGEGMEVAMTISARRI